The genomic interval ATGCGGGCAAAGGTCAAGCGCACGTCTTGCGCTGTCTTAAGCGGGTCAGGTTGACCGTTGACCCCTTCGGGGTTCACATAGATCAGGCCCATTTGCACGGCCGCTAAAGGGTTCTCCAACGTGTCGCGCTTGTCTCCGTCATAACGGTTCGAGCCCAACCATTCTTTCTCAGAACCCCAGTAAATGTCTTGCTCAGGGTGCCAGATGTCTTCGCGGCCAAAGGCAAAGCCGTAAGTTTTGAGACCCATTGATTCATAAGCCACGTTGCCCGCCAGCAAAATCAGATCGGCCCAGCTGATGCGGTTGCCGTATTTCTTTTTGATAGGCCACAGCAGGCGACGAGCCTTGTCGAGGTTGGCGTTGTCGGGCCAGGAGTTGAGCGGTGCAAAGCGTTGGTTTCCAGTGCCCGCACCACCACGGCCATCGGCAATGCGGTAAGTGCCTGCAGCGTGCCAGGCCATACGGATCATCAAGCCACCGTAATGTCCCCAGTCAGCCGGCCACCAGTTTTGGCTGTCGGTCATGAGTGCGGTCAGGTCTTTTTTGAGCGCAGACACATCGAGCTTTTTGACTTCTTCGCGGTAGTTGAAATCAGCCCCCATGGGGTTGGTCTTGCGGTCCTGCTGGTGCAGGATGTCCAGATTGAGCGCATTGGGCCACCAGACCATTGGGGCGTTGGCGTGCGTGGTGTTGGCGCCGTGCATCACAGGACACTGCCCTGTTGTTGATGAGGTTTTTGGGCTATCCATGTCACTACTCCTTCGTGGTGCTGTTGAATGGAGATCCAGTGTAGGGAGAAGCGTTACACCTTGGGTTGATATTTTCTAATCACGGCAATAGCCCATAGAAACGTTTGACAGCGCACAGACAAACGCCACCCGAAGGTGGCGTTTTGATAAGCGTTGTTATAAAAACTTAGGCTGGTTTTGCAGCGTCCAAATTGCGCAAGCGAATATGCAATTCGCGCAATTGCTTTTCGTCCACAGGGCTAGGCGCTTGCGTAAGCAAACACTGCGCGCGCTGTGTCTTGGGGAATGCGATCACGTCGCGGATCGACTCGGCACCGGTCATCAAGGTCACAATGCGGTCCAAACCGAAGGCCAGGCCGCCGTGCGGTGGCGCGCCGTATTGCAGGGCGTCGAGCAAGAAGCCGAACTTGAGCTGGGCTTCTTCGGGTGTGATCTTCAAAGCGTCAAAGACTTTTTGCTGCACGTCGGCGCGGTGGATACGCACCGAGCCGCCACCCATTTCCCAACCGTTCAACACCATGTCGTAGCCCTTGGAGATGCACTTCTCGGGCGCGGTGACCATCCAGTCTTCGTGGCCGTCTTTGGGCGCGGTGAAAGGGTGGTGCACGGCGGTGTAACGCTGGTTCTCGTCGTCGAACTCGAACATGGGGAAGTCGACCACCCACATCGGGGCCCAACGGTCTTCGAACAGGCCGTTTTTCTTGCCGAATTCGCTGTGACCGATCTTGATGCGCAGAGCGCCGATGGCGTCGTTCACCACCTTGGCCTTGTCGGCACCGAAGAAGATCAGGTCGCCGTTTTGTGCGCCTGAACGCTCCAACACGGCATTGAGTGCCGCGTCGTGGATGTTCTTGACGATGGGCGACTGCAAACCGTCACGGCCTTTGGACAGATCGTTCACGCGGATGTAGGCCAAGCCCTTGGCACCGTAGATCTTGACGAACTCGGTGTACGCATCGATCTCGCCACGGCTGATGCCGCCGCCTTCGACCGAGCCATTGGGCACGCGCAAGGCCACCACGCGGCCGCCTTTCATGTTGGCAGCACCTGAGAACACCTTGAAGTCCACATCGCCCATGACGTCGGTCACTTCGGTGAACTGCAATTTCACGCGCAGGTCGGGCTTGTCAGAGCCGTAGATGTGCATGGCGTCTTGGTACGTCATGACGGGGAACTCGCCGAGGTCCACGCCGATGGTGTTGGTGAACACGCGTTTGATCATGCCTTGGAACATGTCGCGGATTTCTTCCTCGCTCAAGAACGAGGTTTCAATATCAATCTGGGTGAATTCAGGTTGACGGTCCGCACGCAAGTCTTCGTCACGGAAGCACTTGGTGATTTGGTAGTAACGGTCGTAGCCCGCCACCATCAACAACTGCTTGAACAACTGAGGTGACTGAGGCAAGGCAAAGAAGTGACCGTCATGCACGCGGCTGGGCACGAGGTAATCGCGCGCGCCTTCGGGCGTGCTCTTGGTGAGCATCGGTGTTTCGATGTCCACAAAGCCGTTTTCGTCCAAGTACTTGCGCACTTCCATTGACACTTTGTAGCGAAGCATCAGGTTGTTTTGCATGTACGGGCGACGCAGGTCGAGCACGCGGTGTGTGAGACGCGTGGTCTCAGACAAGTTGTCGTCATCAATTTGGAACGGCGGCGTGACCGACTCGTTCAGCACGATCAGCTCATGGCACAACACTTCAATCTTGCCGCTCTTCAAACCTTCGTTGGTCGTGCCATCCGGACGAGCGCGCAC from Limnohabitans curvus carries:
- the aspS gene encoding aspartate--tRNA ligase, translating into MAMRSHYCGLVTEALNGQTVSLCGWVNRRRDHGGVIFIDLRDREGYVQVVCDPDRPEMFNVAENVRNEFCIQVKGLVRARPDGTTNEGLKSGKIEVLCHELIVLNESVTPPFQIDDDNLSETTRLTHRVLDLRRPYMQNNLMLRYKVSMEVRKYLDENGFVDIETPMLTKSTPEGARDYLVPSRVHDGHFFALPQSPQLFKQLLMVAGYDRYYQITKCFRDEDLRADRQPEFTQIDIETSFLSEEEIRDMFQGMIKRVFTNTIGVDLGEFPVMTYQDAMHIYGSDKPDLRVKLQFTEVTDVMGDVDFKVFSGAANMKGGRVVALRVPNGSVEGGGISRGEIDAYTEFVKIYGAKGLAYIRVNDLSKGRDGLQSPIVKNIHDAALNAVLERSGAQNGDLIFFGADKAKVVNDAIGALRIKIGHSEFGKKNGLFEDRWAPMWVVDFPMFEFDDENQRYTAVHHPFTAPKDGHEDWMVTAPEKCISKGYDMVLNGWEMGGGSVRIHRADVQQKVFDALKITPEEAQLKFGFLLDALQYGAPPHGGLAFGLDRIVTLMTGAESIRDVIAFPKTQRAQCLLTQAPSPVDEKQLRELHIRLRNLDAAKPA